In Candidatus Desulfatibia profunda, the DNA window CTGTTCTCCTTTGCGCTGGTGTATCTGGTCACCCCGCTGCAGGCCGCCTTCCTGGCCAACCTGCCGCTGGTTGCCGCAACCTATCTGCTTTTTGGATCGTCTGCGCGCCGCCGGCCCCTGACGGTGCTGGCAACCGGGATAACCCTGGCGATGCTGTTCGGGTGCATGTTCCTGGAAACCGCTTCCCTGACACCGGCTGAAAGCAAACTGGTTCATTACCGCGAATCCCGCTACGGCCGGATTGAAGTTCATCAGGATCAGGAGCAATATACCCTCTTTGTCGGCGGTGCCCCCCTGTTTTCCAGCCAAAACCTGGTTGTGGCCGAAGAAAGCGTCCATTATCCCCTGGCCCAGGTGCCGCGGGCCGGGCAGATTCTGTTGATCTCCGCCGAAGCCGGCATGCTCGGCGAATTGCAAAAGTACCGGCCGGATGCGGTCGATTACGTGGAACTCGATCCTGAAGTCGCCGAGGTCGAATTCCGGTTCGATTTCATCAAAGCCATCCCGAACCTGAACGTCATTCATCAGGACGGCCGGGCCTATCTGGCGCAATCTGATAAAATCTACGATGCCATCATCGTCAGCCTGAGCGAACCCGACACCTTTCAGATCAACCGGTTTTTTACCGACCGCTTTTTTGCGCTGGCCAAACGTCATCTGGCCGCCCACGGGATTTTGAGCTTTTCCATGCAGGGCTTTGACAACTACCTGGCCGAACCGCAACGCCAGAAACTCTCTTCCCTTTACAATACCGTCAAAGCAGATTTCGACCATGTTTTGCTGCTGCCGGGAGAAAAGATCATTTTTATGTGCAGCTCCGAGCCGATTGACACCGACATCCCGGCCCGTCTGAAGCACAAAGGAATCCAAACCAGCTACATCAGCGCTTATTTTTACGGAAATATGACCACGGAACGCATCGAGCGGTTAAATGCGCTGCTGGATCCGACCACCGGCAAAAACCGCGATGATTTCCCCCTGCTGATGCGCCTGATGTTTTCGCAGTGGTTCGCCAAATTCGACACCTCACCGGCCGGATTCATTATCGTTTTGGCCGTGCTGTCGGCGATCTATCTTCTGCGGATAACCCGGGAAGAATATGTCCTTTTCTCGACAGGTTGCATGGTCATGGGCAGCGAGGTTCTGGTTATTTTTGCATTTCAGATTTTTTTCGGCTATATTTATTTGCAAATCGGTTTGATCGTCACTATTTTTCTGGCAGGCCTTTTGCCCGGCGCCTGGTTCGGCCACCGGCTGCGCCGCCGGGAAAAACAGGTCCTGGCGCTGGCTGATGCCTTTTTGATTGTTCTGCTGGGACTGTTAATCCTGGCCATAAAGTTCGGGGCCGACCGCTTGCCGGCGGCCTTTTTTTTGGGTTTCGGTTTTGCGGTGTCTTTGGCCTGCGGTTTTCAATTTCCGGTGGCGCTCCATTTGCGAGGCGGCGACGCTCCGGCGGTGACCCAGATTTTTTCGGCCGATCTCATGGGCGCGGCCGGCGGTACGCTGGTCACCAATGTAGTGCTGATCCCCTATTTCGGGATCATCTGGACCGCGGTGGCCTTGATCGGCCTGAAACTGACCAGTCTGATAGTGCTGGCGATAAGTCATGAAAAAAATTAACCGACGACATTTTCTTTTTTGCAGCGCGGCCTGCCTTTGCAGCGCCGCGACAGCCCAGGCCTTCTGGCCGCTTTCCATCACTAAAAGTTCGCTCTCCGGGCCCGACGATATCCGCGGCACCGTGTTCAAAGGCGATGCGCCCGCAAAGCTTTGGAAATGGTCCCACGAAGGGTTTCTGTATCGCAAGCTGGACAACAACAAAGTGGTGTGCGGCATCTGTCCCAACCACTGCATGCTGTCGCCGGGCGACCGCAGCATCTGCCGCAGCAAGGTCAATATGGGCGGCGTTCTTTACACGCTGACCTACGGCAACCCTTGCAGTCTCAATGTCGATCCGATTGAAAAAAAGCCGCTGTTTCATTTCCAACCGCGCACACAAGTCTTTTCCATCGCCACCTCCGGCTGCAATTTTCGCTGCCTGAACTGTCAAAACTGGGAAATTTCGCAGGCCAAACCCCATGAAGTCCGGCAATACGAGCTTTTTCCGGCCGATGTGGTCAAGGCGGCCCAGCGCGCCGACGCCCCATCCATCGCCTACACCTACAGCGAACCGATCACCTTTTTTGAATACATGCTCGACACCGCGCGCCTGGCCCGCGCAAACAAAATAAACAATGTGTTGATTTCAAACGGATACATCAACCGCAAACCGCTCCTGGAACTGTGCAAGGTCCTGGACGCCGCCAATGTCAACCTCAAATCGCTCAGCGACGACATCTATCGCAAACTAAACGGCGGACGCCTCCAGCCGGTGCTCAATACCTTTAAAACCCTGCACGAACAGGGGGTCCATTTTGAAATGACCAACCTGGTGGTCCCCGGATATGTGGATGACGCCGACATGGTCAAACAGATGTGCCGGTGGATCCTTGACAACCTGGGACCGAATTATCCTTTGCATTTTTTGCGCTTTTTCCCCAAATACAAACTCGACCGCCTGGCGCCCACCCCGCTGTCGACCCTGATCCGCTTCCGGGAACTGGCCATGGAAGCGGGCATCCGCTATGTCTATGTCGGCAACGTCTCTTTTCGCGAAGGCAACAACACCTACTGCCATAACTGTAAGAAGCTGCTGATCGAACGCATCGGATACATCATCCCGGCCTACAATCTGGACGGCGACCGCTGCAAGTATTGTCAGACGGTGATACCCGGCCGCTGGTAGCCCGGATATTTCATGAAAATTTTT includes these proteins:
- the amrS gene encoding AmmeMemoRadiSam system radical SAM enzyme; amino-acid sequence: MKKINRRHFLFCSAACLCSAATAQAFWPLSITKSSLSGPDDIRGTVFKGDAPAKLWKWSHEGFLYRKLDNNKVVCGICPNHCMLSPGDRSICRSKVNMGGVLYTLTYGNPCSLNVDPIEKKPLFHFQPRTQVFSIATSGCNFRCLNCQNWEISQAKPHEVRQYELFPADVVKAAQRADAPSIAYTYSEPITFFEYMLDTARLARANKINNVLISNGYINRKPLLELCKVLDAANVNLKSLSDDIYRKLNGGRLQPVLNTFKTLHEQGVHFEMTNLVVPGYVDDADMVKQMCRWILDNLGPNYPLHFLRFFPKYKLDRLAPTPLSTLIRFRELAMEAGIRYVYVGNVSFREGNNTYCHNCKKLLIERIGYIIPAYNLDGDRCKYCQTVIPGRW